A genomic region of Mesobacillus jeotgali contains the following coding sequences:
- the menB gene encoding 1,4-dihydroxy-2-naphthoyl-CoA synthase: MTVEWVSERKYEDILYETYNGIARITINRPEVRNAFRPKTVMELIDAFAYARDDASVGVIVLTGAGDDAFCSGGDQKVRGHGGYVGEDQIPRLNVLDLQRLIRVIPKPVIAQVKGYAIGGGHVLHVVCDLTIAADNAIFGQTGPKVGSFDAGYGSGYLARIVGHKKAREIWFLCRQYNAQEALDMGLVNTVVPLDQVEEETLKWCEEILEKSPTALRFLKAAMNADTDGLAGLQQMAGDATLLYYTTEEAKEGRDAFKEKRKPDFGQFPRFP; encoded by the coding sequence ATGACAGTTGAATGGGTTTCAGAACGCAAGTACGAAGATATTCTGTATGAAACATATAATGGCATCGCCAGAATCACTATTAACCGCCCGGAAGTGCGCAATGCATTCCGCCCTAAAACGGTTATGGAATTGATCGATGCATTTGCTTATGCACGTGATGATGCCAGTGTTGGAGTAATCGTCCTGACTGGTGCTGGAGATGATGCATTCTGCTCCGGTGGAGACCAGAAAGTGCGCGGACATGGGGGATACGTTGGTGAAGACCAAATTCCACGCTTGAATGTCCTTGACCTTCAGCGCTTGATTCGTGTGATTCCTAAGCCGGTAATTGCTCAGGTTAAAGGTTACGCAATTGGTGGGGGACATGTTCTTCATGTAGTATGTGACCTTACAATTGCAGCAGATAATGCGATTTTCGGCCAGACAGGACCAAAAGTAGGAAGCTTTGATGCTGGTTACGGTTCAGGCTACCTTGCTAGAATCGTCGGCCACAAAAAGGCTCGCGAAATCTGGTTCTTATGCCGTCAATACAATGCCCAGGAAGCTTTGGACATGGGTCTTGTCAACACAGTTGTACCTCTTGATCAGGTTGAAGAGGAAACACTCAAGTGGTGTGAGGAAATTCTTGAGAAGAGCCCAACAGCACTTCGCTTCTTGAAAGCTGCCATGAATGCAGACACTGATGGACTTGCTGGACTTCAGCAAATGGCAGGAGATGCAACGTTGCTTTACTACACAACAGAAGAAGCGAAAGAAGGCCGCGACGCGTTCAAAGAAAAGCGCAAGCCAGACTTCGGACAGTTCCCAAGATTCCCTTGA
- a CDS encoding o-succinylbenzoate--CoA ligase, with the protein MTETMPNWLKKRADLSPDREALIFEGNTYTFKQVFEKAKSFSSKLGALGLHKGETAAVLFSNQAESVFILYALQMAGIRTVILNNRLTSEELSWQLGDSEAKVLLYENRFNAKVSEIDYDIRNISTDEWSQLPEKTVSILEEYNLDEVTTIMYTSGTTGNPKGVMQTYGNHWWSANASALNLGLHEHDKWLCVVPIFHISGYSILMRSQIYGMPVILHSSFEEKKVVEDIQKYQVTVMSVVSTMLRRVLAELGSEKLPDSFRCMLLGGGPAPLPLLESCIDKDIPVFQTYGMTETSSQFATLSPEYSIQRLGSAGKALFPNQIRIVDSDGQDVPQGAEGEILVKGPNVTIGYLNRPDVTADKIRDNWLHTGDIGYLDSEGFLYVLDRRSDLIISGGENIYPAEIEGVLLSHPGVSDAGVIGTPDEKWQQVPVAFIVKSDSGVSEEALLALCEEKLAKYKLPKKFYFVEDLPRNAAKKLLRRKLREWLEAEEDGIGH; encoded by the coding sequence ATGACTGAAACCATGCCAAACTGGCTGAAAAAGCGGGCAGATTTGTCTCCTGACCGCGAAGCACTGATTTTCGAAGGGAATACATATACGTTTAAACAAGTTTTTGAAAAGGCTAAGTCCTTTTCATCAAAGCTGGGCGCACTAGGTCTGCATAAAGGTGAAACAGCAGCGGTGCTGTTTTCGAATCAGGCTGAATCTGTGTTTATTTTATACGCCTTGCAAATGGCTGGAATCAGGACGGTTATTTTGAACAATCGACTTACATCTGAAGAGCTGTCATGGCAGCTTGGTGACAGTGAAGCGAAAGTACTGTTATATGAGAATCGCTTTAATGCTAAAGTTTCAGAGATTGATTATGACATAAGAAATATTAGTACAGATGAATGGAGCCAGTTGCCAGAGAAGACTGTCTCTATTCTTGAAGAGTACAATTTGGACGAAGTAACGACGATCATGTATACATCAGGCACGACCGGCAATCCGAAGGGTGTCATGCAAACTTATGGCAACCATTGGTGGAGTGCAAACGCGTCAGCTCTCAATCTTGGATTGCATGAACATGATAAATGGCTTTGCGTTGTCCCTATCTTCCATATTAGCGGCTACTCTATTTTGATGAGGAGCCAGATATACGGAATGCCAGTTATTCTTCATTCATCGTTTGAAGAAAAAAAGGTAGTTGAGGATATTCAGAAATATCAAGTTACGGTGATGTCTGTGGTCAGTACGATGCTGAGGAGAGTCCTCGCGGAGCTTGGCTCTGAAAAACTGCCGGACTCCTTCCGGTGCATGCTGCTAGGCGGCGGGCCTGCTCCGCTGCCTTTGTTGGAATCCTGCATAGATAAAGATATTCCTGTGTTCCAGACATATGGAATGACGGAAACATCGTCACAATTTGCAACCTTGTCTCCGGAGTACAGCATTCAACGCCTCGGTTCTGCCGGTAAAGCTTTATTTCCTAACCAAATCCGGATTGTCGATTCAGATGGGCAGGATGTTCCACAGGGAGCTGAGGGAGAGATTCTTGTTAAAGGTCCAAATGTGACGATTGGCTATTTGAATCGTCCGGATGTAACTGCTGATAAAATCCGGGATAACTGGCTTCACACCGGTGATATCGGCTATTTGGACAGTGAAGGCTTCCTTTATGTCCTTGATCGCCGTTCAGATTTAATCATATCAGGAGGAGAAAACATCTATCCTGCTGAAATTGAAGGCGTACTGCTTTCGCATCCCGGGGTTTCTGACGCGGGAGTGATTGGGACACCAGATGAAAAGTGGCAACAAGTGCCTGTGGCTTTTATTGTGAAAAGCGATTCAGGAGTTTCCGAAGAGGCATTGCTGGCTCTTTGTGAAGAGAAACTCGCAAAATACAAGCTTCCGAAAAAATTCTACTTTGTTGAAGACCTGCCAAGAAATGCCGCGAAAAAATTATTAAGACGCAAACTGCGAGAGTGGCTTGAAGCGGAGGAGGATGGCATTGGACATTAA
- a CDS encoding DUF4397 domain-containing protein translates to MKKFLFLLIFTMMFSGFGGSVLADGHDQAKVRIVHASPDAPAVDITVNGDVVVENAEFKAVTDYLMVPAGDHEVSIFAAGTVADGKPVLTTQLSVEAEKAYTALAINKLEALEVAVMNDDMMTEMGKAKVRVGHFSPDAPAVDVAVTGGDVLFPNAPFKGVTDYMEVDPATLDLEVRAAGTQDVVLSLPGTELKADMIYTVLAVGLASGEPALDAIVLADPSTSAMPKEMPDTGKGGVTGLMMSMLPFVLLIGAVSFFFYKRKNAFQS, encoded by the coding sequence ATGAAGAAGTTTTTGTTTTTGCTGATTTTCACGATGATGTTTTCCGGTTTTGGAGGTTCTGTGCTCGCTGATGGTCATGACCAAGCGAAGGTACGGATCGTTCATGCTTCCCCTGATGCGCCAGCAGTCGATATCACTGTTAATGGTGATGTAGTTGTAGAAAACGCAGAGTTTAAGGCTGTAACAGATTACCTGATGGTGCCAGCTGGCGACCATGAAGTAAGCATTTTTGCTGCTGGTACAGTAGCTGACGGCAAGCCGGTATTGACAACACAATTATCCGTTGAAGCAGAGAAGGCTTACACCGCTCTGGCGATCAACAAATTAGAAGCACTTGAAGTTGCAGTGATGAATGATGACATGATGACAGAAATGGGCAAAGCAAAGGTTCGAGTCGGCCATTTCTCCCCTGACGCTCCAGCCGTTGATGTCGCAGTGACTGGTGGAGATGTTCTTTTTCCGAACGCACCATTCAAGGGTGTCACGGATTACATGGAAGTTGATCCCGCTACATTAGATTTGGAAGTTAGGGCAGCCGGTACGCAGGATGTGGTGCTGTCTTTACCAGGAACTGAGCTGAAAGCAGATATGATTTATACTGTGCTTGCTGTTGGTCTTGCCAGCGGAGAGCCTGCACTTGATGCCATTGTCTTAGCAGACCCTTCGACATCAGCGATGCCTAAAGAAATGCCTGACACCGGTAAGGGCGGAGTGACAGGTCTGATGATGAGTATGCTCCCATTTGTATTGCTGATCGGTGCAGTAAGTTTCTTTTTCTATAAAAGAAAAAATGCTTTTCAATCTTAA
- the hmpA gene encoding NO-inducible flavohemoprotein encodes MLDQKTIEIIKSTVPVLEVHGEQITTVFYKTMFENHPELLNIFNHANQKQGRQQRALAGTVYAAAKYIDNLEAILPVVNQIAHKHRSLGILPEHYPIVGKHLLIAIKEVLGDAATDEIINAWAEAYGVIADAFISVEAEMYGAAANQIGGWDGFRPFIVANKVEESEVITSFYLKPVDGKEIAAFKPGQYISVKLEIEGEDFTHIRQYSLSDAPGKDYYRISVKKEAGMETPDGKVSNYLHNTVEEGEVLQISAPAGDFFLDTEKDTPVVLISGGVGLTPMVSMLNTVADLQPEKEVTFIHAAQNGKVHALKDEVAKTAAKAKVNSVVFYDQPTEEDRQNNSYDVEGYVTKEWLKENVNLEQSDFYFCGPVAFMKAINAALKDLGVTEDRIHFEFFGPMASL; translated from the coding sequence ATGCTAGATCAAAAAACAATTGAAATCATCAAATCTACAGTGCCGGTGCTTGAAGTTCACGGTGAACAAATCACGACAGTATTCTATAAAACGATGTTTGAAAACCATCCAGAGCTTTTGAATATTTTTAACCATGCGAATCAGAAGCAGGGCAGACAGCAGAGAGCGTTGGCTGGAACTGTATATGCAGCTGCAAAATACATTGACAATCTTGAAGCCATTCTTCCGGTTGTAAACCAGATTGCCCACAAGCACCGCAGCCTTGGCATCCTGCCTGAGCATTACCCGATCGTAGGGAAGCATTTGTTGATTGCGATCAAGGAAGTGCTAGGAGATGCAGCTACTGATGAAATCATCAATGCCTGGGCAGAGGCATATGGTGTAATTGCGGACGCGTTCATCTCTGTGGAAGCGGAAATGTATGGTGCAGCAGCGAATCAAATAGGAGGATGGGATGGCTTCCGTCCATTTATTGTTGCGAACAAAGTCGAGGAAAGTGAAGTCATCACGTCATTTTACCTGAAGCCTGTAGATGGAAAAGAAATCGCTGCTTTCAAGCCAGGACAGTATATCAGCGTCAAGCTTGAAATCGAAGGAGAAGATTTCACTCATATCCGCCAGTACAGCTTGTCTGATGCACCAGGTAAAGACTACTACCGCATCAGCGTTAAAAAGGAAGCCGGCATGGAAACTCCTGATGGCAAGGTATCCAATTACCTTCACAATACTGTAGAAGAAGGAGAAGTGTTACAAATAAGCGCGCCAGCAGGAGACTTCTTCCTTGATACAGAAAAAGATACTCCGGTTGTCCTGATTAGCGGCGGAGTTGGCTTGACTCCAATGGTCAGCATGCTTAACACAGTAGCAGACCTTCAGCCGGAAAAAGAAGTTACCTTCATCCATGCAGCACAAAACGGCAAAGTCCATGCACTAAAAGATGAAGTCGCAAAGACAGCGGCAAAAGCAAAGGTGAATTCAGTGGTATTCTACGATCAGCCAACTGAAGAAGACCGCCAGAATAACAGCTATGATGTTGAGGGCTACGTAACGAAGGAATGGCTAAAAGAAAACGTGAATCTTGAACAATCAGACTTCTATTTCTGCGGCCCGGTAGCATTCATGAAAGCAATCAACGCAGCGTTAAAAGACCTTGGCGTCACAGAAGACAGAATTCACTTCGAATTCTTTGGACCAATGGCAAGTTTATAG
- a CDS encoding class F sortase has translation MNSDPIVDIEEVQAEPVVNSPASNSKPSAKKVTQEKGMVPLNLTISSIGLDAKIIPVGLQEDGAMEVPEDVMEIGWYTKGARPGENGNAVLAGHVDNYLGKGVFFDLEDVALDDEVILSDSEKTLRYKIVKIESYPYDDGPIEEIFGFTSQKRLQLITCTGWFNPLTKNHEERLVVTAIQQ, from the coding sequence ATGAACTCTGATCCGATTGTGGACATAGAAGAAGTACAGGCAGAACCAGTTGTTAATTCACCGGCTTCGAATTCGAAACCTTCCGCAAAAAAGGTCACACAAGAAAAAGGCATGGTCCCATTAAACCTAACCATTTCATCAATCGGGCTTGATGCAAAAATCATTCCTGTTGGACTTCAAGAGGATGGAGCAATGGAAGTCCCGGAAGATGTAATGGAAATTGGGTGGTACACTAAAGGCGCCAGGCCAGGGGAGAATGGGAATGCAGTTTTGGCTGGGCATGTCGATAACTATCTTGGAAAAGGTGTGTTTTTCGATCTGGAGGATGTCGCTCTTGATGATGAAGTAATTTTGTCAGACAGTGAAAAGACCTTGCGCTATAAAATCGTAAAGATTGAATCCTACCCTTATGATGACGGACCAATCGAAGAGATTTTCGGATTTACTTCACAAAAACGTTTACAATTAATTACATGCACAGGATGGTTCAACCCGCTCACAAAAAATCACGAAGAGCGATTAGTCGTCACAGCCATTCAGCAATAA
- a CDS encoding epimerase, whose amino-acid sequence MNAKFLDLIGEILIKNVRDEAIEQWDMTIQGKMKSEESQRLYNLISLSGQSELINTLVPKIVDTTLHHLLWTLEQDESIDVTINDGNKPVSIKDISDGLAGELYTEDGWINRFSNKVKS is encoded by the coding sequence ATGAATGCTAAGTTCCTAGATTTAATTGGAGAAATCTTAATTAAAAATGTTCGAGATGAAGCAATAGAGCAATGGGATATGACAATTCAAGGAAAAATGAAGAGTGAAGAAAGCCAAAGGTTATACAACCTTATATCTTTGAGCGGTCAAAGTGAGTTAATTAACACTCTGGTCCCTAAAATTGTAGATACCACACTACATCATTTGTTATGGACATTAGAACAAGATGAATCTATAGATGTAACCATAAATGACGGTAACAAACCAGTTAGTATTAAGGATATTAGTGATGGTTTAGCTGGAGAACTGTATACGGAAGATGGTTGGATAAACCGTTTCAGTAACAAGGTCAAGTCATAA
- the menH gene encoding 2-succinyl-6-hydroxy-2,4-cyclohexadiene-1-carboxylate synthase — translation MKTMINGVRYHVEQCGDGFPLVLLHGFTGAASTWRPFCPMWGQHSNMLMVDLIGHGETESPGDMARYDIKKAAMDLKVLLDQLGIEKADFLGYSMGGRTAITFASLYPERVRKLVLESTTPGLVNSEDREARIQQDHKLADKIENEGLERFIDFWESIPLFQSQLNLPAEVREQIRSQRLRNDPVGLANSLRGMGTGAQPSWWDKLTTFAFETLLITGELDYKFCKIAADMALKLPNAKHLSIIDCGHAIHVEEREKFGTIVSEFLSNT, via the coding sequence ATGAAAACCATGATTAACGGCGTACGATATCATGTCGAGCAGTGCGGTGATGGTTTTCCCCTTGTGTTGCTTCATGGTTTTACAGGTGCGGCTTCCACTTGGAGGCCGTTTTGTCCTATGTGGGGACAACATTCAAATATGTTGATGGTCGATCTTATTGGCCATGGGGAGACTGAATCGCCAGGCGATATGGCGCGATATGACATCAAGAAAGCCGCTATGGATTTAAAGGTGCTGCTAGACCAGCTGGGCATCGAAAAAGCGGATTTCCTAGGATACTCAATGGGTGGCAGGACGGCAATCACTTTTGCCAGTCTGTATCCTGAGAGAGTAAGGAAGCTGGTGCTAGAAAGCACGACACCAGGTTTGGTCAATTCAGAAGATCGTGAAGCGAGAATTCAACAAGATCACAAGCTGGCAGATAAAATCGAGAATGAAGGCCTTGAGAGATTCATTGATTTTTGGGAATCGATCCCGCTTTTTCAGTCACAGTTGAATCTTCCAGCAGAAGTAAGGGAACAAATAAGAAGTCAAAGGCTGAGGAATGACCCCGTCGGATTGGCTAACAGCCTGAGGGGAATGGGGACAGGTGCCCAGCCATCATGGTGGGACAAGCTAACGACTTTTGCTTTCGAGACACTTTTGATTACTGGTGAACTGGATTATAAGTTCTGTAAAATAGCTGCTGACATGGCTTTAAAGCTTCCAAATGCAAAACATTTGTCGATAATTGATTGTGGCCATGCAATTCATGTGGAAGAACGTGAAAAATTTGGTACAATAGTAAGTGAGTTTTTGTCGAATACATAA
- the menC gene encoding o-succinylbenzoate synthase: MDIKGVKLSIVKMPLKNPFTTHLGSVTEREAIIVEIEDRTGFIGYGEGVAFSSPWYTEETVQTSYHMLKDYLVPLLKKKAISHPDQALALFSSVRRNHMAKAALETALWDLQAKKEGVPLSILIGGGMESIPAGVVVGNPNLQEAIKQIEGYLEQGFKRVKVKISPEDDFHYISGIRKQFPDLPLMADANSAYALEDVDRLKALDQFGLLMIEQPLGYDDIIDHAKLQSQIETPICLDESIVTFDDARKAIELGSCKVINIKIGRVGGIGEAKRIHDYCVSKGIPVWAGGMIEFGISRAHNIALASLPGFTIPGDISGSDRYWEEDIIQPEITVHNGMVKMPERPGIGFELNNKRMKEVTIFEERFEF, from the coding sequence TTGGACATTAAAGGTGTTAAACTATCAATCGTCAAAATGCCATTGAAAAACCCGTTCACCACCCATTTAGGTTCAGTGACAGAGAGAGAAGCGATTATCGTCGAGATTGAGGACCGAACTGGTTTTATTGGCTATGGTGAAGGTGTCGCCTTTTCATCACCATGGTATACGGAGGAGACCGTCCAGACTTCATACCATATGCTAAAGGATTATTTAGTTCCTCTTTTAAAAAAGAAAGCGATCAGCCATCCAGATCAGGCCTTAGCATTGTTCAGTTCCGTGCGGAGAAATCATATGGCAAAGGCTGCGCTGGAAACAGCACTTTGGGATTTGCAGGCGAAAAAAGAGGGCGTCCCGTTATCCATCCTGATTGGCGGCGGCATGGAATCCATCCCTGCAGGTGTCGTTGTAGGCAATCCCAATCTACAGGAAGCAATCAAACAAATTGAAGGCTATCTAGAGCAAGGCTTCAAACGGGTAAAAGTAAAAATCAGTCCGGAAGATGATTTTCACTATATCTCAGGAATACGCAAGCAGTTCCCTGACCTCCCGTTAATGGCGGATGCCAACTCGGCATATGCTTTGGAGGATGTGGACCGTTTGAAAGCCCTGGATCAATTCGGCCTGCTGATGATCGAGCAGCCCCTGGGATATGATGACATTATTGACCATGCCAAGCTGCAATCTCAAATAGAGACGCCTATATGCCTTGATGAAAGCATCGTCACTTTTGACGACGCAAGGAAAGCAATCGAGCTTGGCAGCTGCAAGGTAATCAATATTAAAATTGGACGAGTGGGCGGCATAGGTGAAGCAAAGCGAATACACGACTATTGTGTTTCTAAAGGGATTCCAGTGTGGGCAGGTGGGATGATTGAATTTGGGATCTCGAGAGCACACAATATCGCTCTCGCATCGCTTCCAGGCTTTACGATTCCGGGTGATATCTCCGGTTCAGACCGCTATTGGGAAGAAGACATTATCCAGCCGGAAATCACGGTTCATAATGGAATGGTCAAAATGCCAGAGCGTCCAGGCATTGGCTTTGAACTGAATAACAAGCGCATGAAGGAAGTTACTATTTTTGAAGAACGTTTTGAATTTTAA
- a CDS encoding flavodoxin family protein, with protein sequence MSIKALVLNCSLKDSTQQSNTRALINEIVKKFDENKAETEVLRMADYNIGFGITHEAVNDKDQWPEIFEKVKQADILLIGSPVWLGEQSSLATLVVERLYGGSSITNEKGQYIYYNKVGGAVVTGNEDGAKNVSSYLIYALSHIGFTIPPNVDTYWVGEAGPGPSFIKANGRENDFTMQHAKITAYNLLHFARLLKEHPIPTEGNAKDSQ encoded by the coding sequence ATGAGCATTAAAGCGCTAGTTTTGAATTGCAGTTTGAAAGATAGCACACAGCAATCCAATACCCGTGCGCTGATTAACGAGATTGTAAAGAAATTCGATGAAAACAAAGCAGAGACGGAAGTCCTCAGGATGGCTGATTATAATATCGGTTTTGGGATTACCCACGAGGCAGTTAATGATAAGGATCAATGGCCAGAGATTTTTGAAAAAGTGAAGCAGGCGGATATCCTTTTAATCGGTTCACCGGTTTGGCTTGGCGAACAGAGCAGCCTGGCCACTTTGGTTGTGGAAAGATTGTATGGCGGAAGCAGCATTACGAACGAAAAAGGCCAGTACATTTACTATAACAAAGTGGGCGGAGCGGTTGTGACCGGAAATGAAGACGGTGCGAAAAACGTCTCAAGCTACCTAATTTACGCATTGTCGCATATTGGATTTACGATTCCTCCCAATGTGGATACCTATTGGGTAGGTGAAGCGGGTCCTGGTCCGTCCTTTATTAAGGCAAACGGGAGGGAGAACGATTTTACGATGCAACACGCAAAAATAACTGCTTACAATTTACTGCATTTTGCCCGGCTGCTGAAAGAGCATCCTATTCCGACAGAAGGAAATGCGAAAGATAGTCAATAG
- the menD gene encoding 2-succinyl-5-enolpyruvyl-6-hydroxy-3-cyclohexene-1-carboxylic-acid synthase: protein MSHQEGLTAYIAAFVSELSKSGVEDVVISPGSRSTPMALVMAEHPDLRIHIQVDERSASFFALGIAKATRKPVALLCTSGTAAANYYPAVIEASISRVPLIVLTADRPHELRDVGAPQAIDQIHLYGKNVKWFVEMAPPEKTEDMIRYARTVCGRAAATASSYPQGPVHLNFPFREPLIPIMDENMFELPERVGGYVEIETGHLSLSDQTFAAISEDIASYTNGVIVCGQLDNSEFTGEVIALAEKLQFPIIADPLSQLRSGEHDGQHIIDAYDAFLRNEDAKEALKPDVIIRFGAMPISKALTIFIKENRTARQFVVDSGAGWREPTMSASEMLYCDEALFCKKISEAAVPAGKSDYLQKWLTINELAKEQLAAISQVEDLSEGKLFQQLTEMLPEGSTLFVGNSMPIRDLDSFFLLNKKNIKVMANRGANGIDGIVSTALGVASVSQPCYLVLGDLTFYHDLNGLLASKLYNIDINILLINNNGGGIFSFLPQAKEPKHFEKLFGTPLDLDFSHVVEMYNGKYDLIKDWEQFSETFAKNQEVGGLKVMEIRTTRDSNLKEHRDLWNSVSREITTMLKGDTK, encoded by the coding sequence ATGAGCCACCAGGAAGGTTTAACAGCATATATCGCAGCATTCGTTTCGGAATTATCCAAATCAGGAGTGGAGGATGTTGTCATCAGTCCTGGTTCGAGGTCAACGCCTATGGCACTGGTGATGGCTGAGCACCCAGACCTGCGCATCCATATACAGGTCGATGAACGATCTGCTTCATTCTTCGCCCTTGGGATTGCGAAGGCCACTCGAAAGCCTGTCGCTTTGCTTTGTACGTCAGGAACAGCTGCTGCGAATTACTATCCAGCGGTGATTGAAGCCAGTATTTCAAGGGTTCCATTGATTGTCCTGACAGCAGACCGTCCGCATGAATTGCGAGATGTTGGTGCCCCGCAGGCCATTGACCAGATCCATCTGTACGGCAAGAATGTAAAATGGTTTGTCGAAATGGCACCGCCGGAAAAAACGGAGGATATGATCCGCTATGCTCGGACAGTTTGCGGAAGGGCAGCCGCTACCGCATCTAGTTATCCACAGGGACCGGTCCATTTGAACTTCCCATTCAGGGAACCGTTGATTCCTATTATGGATGAAAACATGTTCGAGCTGCCTGAGCGCGTTGGCGGTTATGTGGAAATTGAGACAGGTCACCTCAGTTTATCTGATCAAACGTTTGCTGCAATCAGTGAGGATATTGCTTCATATACGAATGGGGTTATTGTTTGCGGACAGCTAGACAACAGCGAATTTACAGGTGAAGTCATTGCCCTTGCAGAAAAATTACAATTCCCGATAATTGCTGATCCACTTTCACAATTGCGAAGCGGAGAACATGATGGCCAACACATCATTGATGCTTATGATGCGTTTTTAAGGAATGAAGATGCGAAGGAAGCATTGAAGCCTGATGTTATCATCCGGTTTGGAGCAATGCCAATCTCAAAAGCTCTGACTATATTTATAAAAGAAAACCGGACTGCCCGACAATTCGTTGTCGACAGCGGCGCCGGGTGGCGTGAGCCTACGATGTCGGCTTCTGAAATGCTATATTGCGATGAAGCTTTATTCTGCAAAAAAATCAGCGAGGCCGCTGTACCAGCAGGCAAGTCTGACTATCTGCAAAAATGGCTTACTATAAATGAACTGGCAAAAGAACAGTTAGCTGCTATTTCTCAAGTTGAGGACTTAAGTGAAGGGAAGCTATTCCAGCAGCTCACTGAAATGCTGCCGGAAGGCTCAACATTGTTTGTCGGCAACAGCATGCCAATCAGGGATCTTGATTCGTTCTTCCTATTAAATAAAAAAAATATAAAGGTCATGGCAAACAGAGGAGCGAACGGTATAGACGGTATCGTTTCTACCGCACTTGGAGTAGCCAGCGTATCGCAGCCATGCTACCTTGTATTGGGCGATCTGACATTCTATCATGATCTGAACGGATTATTGGCTTCAAAATTATATAATATCGATATAAATATTTTGCTGATCAACAATAATGGCGGCGGAATCTTCTCATTCCTGCCTCAGGCAAAAGAACCGAAGCATTTTGAAAAGCTTTTCGGTACACCTTTGGACCTGGATTTCAGCCATGTTGTCGAAATGTACAACGGGAAATATGATTTAATCAAAGATTGGGAGCAATTTTCAGAGACTTTTGCCAAAAACCAAGAGGTTGGCGGCTTAAAAGTGATGGAAATCAGGACAACAAGGGATTCCAACCTGAAGGAACATCGAGATTTGTGGAATTCTGTTTCCCGGGAAATAACTACTATGCTAAAAGGTGACACAAAATGA